In Lysinibacillus sp. FSL M8-0337, the following proteins share a genomic window:
- the typA gene encoding translational GTPase TypA, which translates to MTNLRQDLRNIAIIAHVDHGKTTLVDQLLKQSGTFRSNERVEERAMDSNDIERERGITILAKNTAVNYNGTRINILDTPGHADFGGEVERILKMVDGVLLVVDAYEGCMPQTRFVLKKALEQKLTPIVVVNKVDKDSARPLEVVDEVLELFIELGADDDQLDFPVVYASGVNGTASLDADPSKQEENMKCLFEKIIEAIPAPVDNSEEPLQFQVALLDYNDFVGRIGIGRVFRGTISVGQQVALMKLDGTVKNFRVTKIFGFFGLKREEVETAKAGDLIAVSGMEDINVGETVCPVEHQEALTPLRIDEPTLQMTFLVNNSPFAGREGKWVTSRKVEERLRAQLQTDVSLRVEDTDSPDAWTVSGRGELHLSILIENMRREGFELQVSKPQVIVREIDGVKCEPFERVQIDVPEENVGSIIESIGTRKGEMLDMVNNGSGQVRLTFLVPARGLIGYTTEFMSMTKGFGIINHTFDCYQPLLPGKIGGRHQGVLVSMETGKSTTYGMMQIEDRGTLFLEPGTDIYEGMIVGENTRDADITVNITKMKQKTNIRSANKDQTNVIKKPRILSLEEALEYLGDDEYLEITPESIRLRKKILDKNEREKAAKKLKNAEQ; encoded by the coding sequence ATGACAAACTTACGTCAAGATCTTCGCAATATCGCAATTATCGCCCACGTTGACCATGGTAAAACTACCTTAGTCGACCAATTATTAAAACAATCTGGTACATTCCGTTCAAACGAACGTGTTGAAGAACGTGCAATGGACTCTAACGATATCGAACGTGAACGTGGTATTACAATATTAGCAAAAAATACTGCTGTCAACTATAACGGAACTCGTATCAACATCCTTGATACGCCTGGACACGCCGACTTTGGTGGTGAGGTAGAACGTATTTTAAAAATGGTAGATGGCGTTTTACTAGTTGTCGATGCGTATGAGGGTTGTATGCCGCAAACACGCTTCGTACTGAAAAAAGCGTTAGAGCAAAAGTTAACACCGATTGTAGTAGTGAACAAAGTAGATAAAGACTCAGCTCGTCCACTTGAAGTAGTAGATGAAGTATTAGAGTTATTCATCGAATTAGGTGCAGATGACGATCAATTAGACTTCCCAGTAGTGTATGCTTCAGGTGTAAATGGTACGGCTTCTTTAGATGCTGATCCATCTAAACAAGAAGAAAATATGAAATGTCTATTTGAAAAAATTATTGAAGCTATCCCAGCGCCAGTTGATAACTCAGAGGAACCATTACAATTCCAAGTAGCTTTACTTGACTATAATGACTTCGTTGGACGTATCGGAATTGGTCGCGTATTCCGCGGAACAATTTCTGTAGGTCAACAAGTTGCTCTGATGAAATTAGACGGTACAGTGAAAAACTTCCGTGTAACAAAAATCTTTGGTTTCTTCGGCTTAAAACGTGAAGAAGTTGAGACAGCAAAAGCTGGTGACTTAATCGCCGTTTCTGGTATGGAAGATATCAACGTAGGAGAAACAGTTTGCCCTGTTGAGCATCAAGAAGCGCTTACGCCTTTACGTATCGATGAGCCAACTTTACAAATGACTTTCTTAGTAAACAATTCTCCATTTGCAGGTCGTGAAGGGAAATGGGTTACTTCTCGTAAAGTAGAAGAGCGTTTACGTGCTCAATTACAAACAGACGTATCTTTACGCGTTGAAGATACAGATTCTCCAGATGCTTGGACAGTTTCAGGTCGTGGTGAGCTTCACTTATCAATCCTGATTGAAAATATGCGTCGTGAAGGTTTTGAATTACAAGTATCAAAACCACAAGTAATCGTGCGTGAAATCGATGGTGTTAAATGTGAACCATTCGAACGTGTTCAAATCGATGTACCTGAAGAAAATGTTGGTTCTATTATTGAATCTATTGGTACTCGTAAAGGTGAAATGCTTGATATGGTGAACAACGGAAGTGGACAAGTGCGTTTAACGTTCTTAGTACCAGCTCGTGGATTAATCGGTTATACAACTGAATTTATGTCGATGACAAAAGGTTTCGGTATTATCAACCATACGTTTGATTGCTACCAACCATTATTACCAGGGAAAATTGGTGGTCGTCACCAAGGTGTACTAGTTTCAATGGAAACTGGTAAATCAACAACTTATGGTATGATGCAGATTGAAGACCGTGGTACACTATTCTTGGAGCCAGGTACAGACATTTACGAAGGTATGATTGTTGGCGAAAATACTCGTGACGCTGATATCACTGTAAATATTACAAAAATGAAACAAAAAACAAACATCCGTTCAGCAAATAAAGACCAAACGAATGTTATTAAAAAACCACGTATTTTATCTCTAGAAGAAGCGCTTGAATACCTAGGTGATGATGAGTACTTAGAAATCACACCTGAATCAATTCGCCTTCGTAAAAAAATTCTAGATAAAAACGAACGTGAGAAAGCAGCGAAAAAATTAAAAAACGCTGAACAATAA
- a CDS encoding YlaH-like family protein has product MDIKSALLGELNVIQVAASTNAEETTKVYGRMAGITRFLYENLPSYEVAGYVVFLLVFVLSAIVYKLGFAKKLKLSQNIVIYVFLFLGCIMLTFFALFLPMIEGLIVAALILIVYKTRMWREKREEQQAANQ; this is encoded by the coding sequence TTGGATATAAAGTCCGCTTTATTGGGTGAACTAAATGTTATTCAAGTTGCTGCATCAACAAATGCAGAGGAAACAACAAAGGTTTATGGGAGAATGGCTGGTATTACAAGATTTCTGTATGAAAATTTACCAAGCTATGAAGTTGCAGGCTATGTTGTATTTCTTCTTGTCTTTGTACTTTCTGCAATTGTCTATAAATTAGGCTTTGCAAAAAAGTTAAAGCTATCTCAAAATATTGTCATTTATGTGTTCCTATTTTTGGGGTGTATTATGTTGACATTTTTCGCGTTATTCCTACCTATGATTGAAGGCCTCATCGTAGCGGCGTTAATTTTGATTGTATACAAAACACGTATGTGGCGAGAAAAAAGAGAAGAGCAACAAGCTGCCAATCAATGA
- a CDS encoding ABC transporter permease, translating to MDNTLFKQYQQLLKKEKRFVRLYQIIILLVFFGGWELLSRLEWIDRLIFSSPTYVWQTFIEKVSDGSLTLHVGVTLMETIIGFIAGTLLGTLIATVLWWSPMLSKILDPYLVILNAMPKVALGPILIVALGPGYFSIIAMGALISIIITTIVVYTAFKGVDPNYSKVLQTFGATRWQTFKEVILPASFPTIISTLKVNVGLSWVGVIVGEFLVASKGLGYLIIYGFQVFNFNLVLMSLLIIAFFATIMYQVVELLEKVIIKNNG from the coding sequence TTGGATAATACATTGTTTAAACAATATCAACAATTGCTAAAGAAGGAAAAGCGCTTCGTTCGTCTATATCAAATCATTATTTTACTGGTCTTTTTTGGGGGGTGGGAGCTGCTCTCGAGGCTTGAATGGATTGACCGTTTAATATTTAGCTCACCAACCTATGTATGGCAAACGTTTATTGAAAAAGTAAGCGACGGCTCACTCACATTACATGTTGGTGTGACGTTAATGGAGACGATTATCGGCTTTATTGCCGGAACATTATTAGGGACCTTGATTGCAACTGTCCTCTGGTGGTCTCCGATGTTATCCAAAATTTTAGATCCGTATTTAGTAATATTAAATGCCATGCCAAAAGTGGCGTTAGGGCCGATTTTAATCGTTGCACTTGGACCAGGTTATTTTTCGATTATTGCAATGGGTGCACTAATATCTATCATCATTACTACCATTGTTGTGTACACTGCTTTTAAAGGTGTCGATCCCAATTACAGTAAAGTGTTACAAACTTTTGGGGCAACTCGTTGGCAAACTTTTAAAGAGGTGATTTTGCCTGCTTCTTTTCCTACAATTATTTCGACTCTGAAAGTGAATGTTGGTTTGTCATGGGTTGGTGTGATTGTCGGTGAGTTTTTAGTTGCCTCCAAGGGGCTTGGTTATTTAATTATTTATGGCTTCCAAGTATTTAACTTTAATCTTGTCCTTATGTCACTGCTCATTATCGCTTTCTTCGCGACAATTATGTATCAAGTTGTCGAATTGCTGGAAAAAGTGATTATCAAAAATAATGGTTAA
- a CDS encoding DUF5325 family protein translates to MNRGKIVMAIYALAAVLAMCSIGYSVAASNIWGVIAGIVATCVIFMTAFKMKRKLREQGLL, encoded by the coding sequence ATGAATCGCGGAAAAATCGTAATGGCCATTTATGCACTAGCAGCTGTGCTAGCAATGTGTTCTATCGGGTATTCAGTAGCAGCAAGCAATATTTGGGGAGTAATAGCAGGTATTGTAGCTACTTGTGTCATTTTCATGACAGCTTTTAAAATGAAGCGTAAACTTCGCGAACAAGGCTTACTTTAA
- a CDS encoding YlaN family protein, translating into MDTKSQTSFQEKALELLVADADKIARLIRVQMDHLTMPQCPLYEEVLDTQMFGLSREIDFAVKLGLIEREKGKAILDSLEKELSVLHDAYTDK; encoded by the coding sequence ATGGATACGAAATCACAAACTTCCTTTCAAGAGAAGGCTTTGGAGCTTTTAGTTGCTGATGCAGATAAAATTGCTCGCCTCATTCGAGTACAAATGGATCATTTAACGATGCCACAATGCCCTTTATATGAAGAAGTATTAGATACACAAATGTTCGGCCTTTCACGTGAAATTGACTTTGCTGTGAAGCTTGGACTGATTGAACGCGAAAAAGGCAAGGCCATTCTCGATTCACTCGAGAAGGAACTTTCTGTACTACATGACGCGTATACAGACAAATAA
- a CDS encoding YlaI family protein, whose translation MRVKCVICDTINQLDDDLPLAKKLRNRPIHTYMCDTCHDRIKENTVARIETGNFRFYRTSPQMDKEF comes from the coding sequence ATGCGCGTAAAATGTGTCATTTGCGATACTATTAACCAGTTAGATGATGATTTACCGTTAGCAAAAAAACTACGTAATCGTCCGATTCATACGTATATGTGCGACACATGCCATGATCGAATTAAGGAAAATACAGTGGCACGTATTGAAACGGGAAATTTCCGCTTTTACCGTACCTCACCACAAATGGACAAAGAATTTTAA
- a CDS encoding ABC transporter ATP-binding protein, which translates to MEFLKLDHVHHSYFSSTQAKEVLRDINLDIREGEFVSFIGPSGCGKTTLLSIIAGLFPATEGKVFIDGEIIAPHNQALIGYMLQQDYLFPWKTIEDNVTIGLKIMQRDNKTHKVTANALLHEIGLPHVGSYYPRELSGGMRQRVALARTLAVNPKILLLDEPFSALDYQSKLKLEDLVVETLKAYQKTAILVTHDIGEAIAMSERVFLFSANPGMLHKVFEIPSELQQLSPFDVRQHPAYSDVFQTIWKELESLG; encoded by the coding sequence ATGGAATTTTTAAAACTAGATCATGTTCACCATAGTTATTTTTCTAGTACGCAGGCAAAGGAAGTTTTAAGAGATATTAATCTAGATATTCGTGAAGGGGAGTTTGTTTCTTTTATAGGACCAAGTGGCTGTGGAAAAACGACACTCTTGTCCATTATTGCTGGGTTATTTCCTGCAACGGAAGGCAAGGTTTTTATTGATGGCGAAATTATTGCGCCACATAATCAGGCACTTATCGGCTACATGCTTCAACAAGATTATCTATTCCCGTGGAAAACGATTGAGGACAATGTCACCATTGGTTTAAAAATCATGCAGCGGGATAATAAAACGCATAAAGTAACGGCCAATGCGCTCTTACATGAAATTGGGTTGCCACATGTCGGAAGTTATTATCCGAGGGAATTATCCGGAGGAATGCGTCAACGCGTAGCACTTGCAAGGACTTTAGCGGTTAATCCGAAAATATTATTGCTAGATGAACCTTTTTCAGCGCTCGATTATCAATCTAAGTTAAAGCTTGAAGATTTAGTTGTTGAAACATTAAAGGCCTATCAGAAAACGGCGATTCTTGTCACACATGATATTGGTGAGGCAATTGCTATGAGTGAAAGGGTATTTCTTTTCTCGGCTAATCCAGGCATGTTACACAAAGTGTTTGAAATACCTTCTGAGTTACAACAATTATCTCCGTTCGATGTAAGGCAACATCCAGCTTATTCAGATGTATTCCAAACGATTTGGAAGGAGCTGGAGAGTCTTGGATAA
- a CDS encoding ABC transporter substrate-binding protein encodes MRWLKKGLLFSSIALLLLSLAACNKAELEKVKVGEVTRSIFYAPQYVALEKGFFEEEGLSVELQTIAGGDKTMTALLSDGIDIALVGSETSIYVTAQGANDPIQNFAQLTQTDGTFLVAREKMDNFSWEDVKGSTFLGQRKGGMPQMAGEFVLKKHGIDPTKDLTLIQNIDFANIATAFASGTGDYVQLFEPTASVFEKEGKGYIVASFGTESGHLPYTSFMAKSSYLKDDAKTAQGFTNALKRAQDFVQEKSAAEVAKIIQPYFENVDVALIETVVERYKSQGSYATDPILDEEEWDNLQTIMEEAGELPQRVKYEELVNTKFAKKAAE; translated from the coding sequence ATGCGTTGGCTTAAAAAAGGTTTGTTATTTAGTAGTATTGCTTTGTTGCTCCTTTCATTGGCAGCGTGTAATAAAGCGGAGCTAGAAAAAGTAAAGGTCGGAGAAGTGACGCGCTCGATTTTCTATGCTCCGCAATATGTAGCGCTGGAAAAAGGTTTTTTTGAAGAGGAAGGACTTTCTGTTGAGCTACAAACGATTGCCGGTGGCGATAAAACGATGACAGCGTTACTTTCAGATGGCATTGATATTGCCTTAGTTGGCTCAGAAACATCCATTTATGTAACAGCTCAAGGTGCGAACGATCCGATTCAAAACTTTGCACAATTAACACAAACAGATGGAACATTTTTAGTAGCCCGTGAAAAGATGGATAATTTTTCATGGGAAGATGTGAAAGGATCTACATTTTTAGGGCAACGTAAAGGTGGAATGCCACAAATGGCTGGCGAATTTGTCTTGAAAAAGCATGGCATTGATCCTACGAAAGATTTAACACTTATTCAAAATATTGATTTTGCAAATATCGCTACAGCCTTTGCTTCTGGAACAGGAGATTATGTTCAGTTGTTTGAACCGACAGCGAGTGTGTTTGAAAAAGAAGGGAAAGGTTATATTGTTGCTTCATTTGGCACGGAATCAGGCCATTTACCATACACGTCCTTTATGGCGAAAAGTAGTTACTTAAAGGATGATGCTAAAACAGCGCAAGGATTTACTAATGCGCTGAAGCGAGCACAAGATTTTGTACAAGAGAAAAGTGCGGCAGAAGTGGCAAAAATAATTCAGCCGTATTTTGAAAATGTTGATGTAGCGTTAATTGAGACGGTGGTCGAACGTTATAAATCACAAGGCTCTTATGCAACAGATCCAATTTTGGATGAAGAAGAGTGGGATAACTTACAAACAATTATGGAGGAAGCAGGTGAACTTCCTCAACGAGTAAAATATGAAGAGCTTGTGAATACAAAGTTTGCAAAAAAGGCTGCAGAGTAA
- a CDS encoding FtsW/RodA/SpoVE family cell cycle protein encodes MKQYLKRYAQNFDYPLFFTVLLLSLFGLVMIYSSSMMVAIVHKEQAPDYFYQKQLINLAVASLGFVAAAFFPYKHYANKNIMLLLTIVLIVLFTWVKVAGNGAEEVGSQSWISVPGLGNFQPSEYAKLFIILYFAAAFYRKSQKYTFEKLQPTEIFYPIFLWILVVAGVAFETDLGAVIILCGIAVSVVAASGIPFKTFWKFFGVLGAFGTAILGMLWLFKGELLKGNRKGRIESYFNPFDFENGVGHQVVNSYYAIGGGGLEGRGLGQSIQKLGYLPEPQTDFIMAIVMEELGVWGVLIVLGGLGFIVYKGFSIALRTKDPLARMIAAGIASWIAWQSFINLGGVTGLIPLTGVTLPFISYGGTSIILLSLAMGILINVSMFEKVERRKSQT; translated from the coding sequence ATGAAACAATACTTAAAACGATATGCTCAAAATTTTGATTACCCATTATTTTTTACGGTTTTGTTGTTAAGTTTATTTGGCTTAGTAATGATTTATAGCTCAAGTATGATGGTGGCAATCGTCCACAAAGAACAAGCACCTGATTATTTTTATCAAAAACAACTCATTAACTTAGCAGTCGCGTCTTTAGGATTTGTGGCCGCAGCATTTTTCCCTTATAAGCATTATGCAAATAAGAATATTATGTTGTTACTGACGATTGTGTTAATTGTGCTCTTTACTTGGGTAAAAGTAGCTGGTAATGGGGCAGAGGAAGTAGGCTCTCAAAGTTGGATTAGTGTACCAGGATTGGGGAATTTCCAGCCTTCCGAATATGCGAAACTATTTATAATTTTATATTTTGCAGCAGCATTTTATCGGAAATCTCAAAAATATACATTTGAAAAGCTTCAGCCAACAGAGATTTTTTATCCGATTTTCCTGTGGATACTTGTTGTAGCTGGTGTAGCCTTTGAAACAGATTTAGGGGCAGTTATTATTTTATGTGGTATCGCTGTATCTGTGGTCGCAGCAAGTGGTATTCCTTTTAAAACGTTTTGGAAGTTTTTTGGTGTTTTAGGTGCATTTGGTACAGCTATTCTAGGCATGCTCTGGCTATTTAAAGGTGAATTATTAAAAGGGAACCGTAAAGGACGTATCGAATCTTATTTTAATCCATTTGATTTTGAAAATGGAGTGGGTCACCAAGTTGTCAATAGCTATTATGCAATTGGCGGTGGCGGTCTAGAAGGTAGAGGACTCGGTCAATCTATTCAAAAATTAGGTTATTTGCCTGAGCCACAAACCGATTTTATTATGGCGATTGTAATGGAGGAACTTGGCGTTTGGGGAGTTCTAATCGTCTTAGGTGGTTTAGGATTTATTGTATATAAAGGTTTTTCCATTGCATTGCGAACAAAAGATCCACTAGCACGTATGATTGCTGCTGGGATTGCGAGCTGGATTGCCTGGCAATCGTTTATTAATCTTGGGGGTGTAACCGGGTTAATCCCGTTAACCGGTGTCACGCTGCCTTTCATTAGTTACGGCGGGACATCTATAATTTTGCTATCTTTAGCTATGGGGATATTGATTAATGTTTCCATGTTCGAAAAGGTAGAAAGAAGGAAATCACAAACATAA